The DNA segment TCCTTCGCGGAAGAGCACCAGGGCGAAGAGTACCAGCAATCCCGCAAGCAGTTGCATCAGCCCGCGATAGTAGCGCCCGACTAAAAAATTGCGGGAGCGGCTGACCAGCAGGGCGATGCCGATTTTCGAGCCAACCAGCAGGAGATAAAATCCGGCGAGGAACGCGGTAGCCACAGACCAATCTCGTTGCATCGCGTTCGCCAGCATGGCGGTGCCGACGGTAAGCCAAAACAGCCAGGGATGCGGGTTCAGCAGATTGGTGACGATGCCTTTCAGCCAGGATCGGGGCAGTTCGGCTGTCGCCGTGGCGTGGGGCTGGGCCGGACGAAATGTTTCCCATGCGAGGAACAGCACGAAAATTCCACCGGCTAGAGAGATGGCCCCGAGCAGAGGTTGCCATTGCGCGAGTTTGGAGGCCAACAGTAATGTGACCAGAATGATGGGCGGATCCGTCAGCAGTGGAGCGAGTGCAATTTTGCAGCCCTCGCGCCACCCGTGGCGCAGGGTTTGCGTGAGCACCAGGGTCAGCATGGGGCCGGGTGAAATGCCGGCGGAGAATCCCAACAGAATCCCGGACGCCAAGGCGGTCAGCATACGCTCCAGCCTAAACTAAACCCGTTGCGGGCTTCAATAGTGGGCGATCATCCGGGTCACGACGGTCTTTCTGACGGGGGACCAATGAGCAAATAGGTTGCGCCCGGGAGATGAGGATTATTCAATATGCGGCCATGATCGCAAAACGTGTCATTCCGTGCCTGGACGTTCACGCTGGCCAGGTCACTCGCGGCGTGCAATTCGGCGTGGCCGAGCAGGGCGGCTTGCGCAACGTGGGCGATCCGGTCGAGCTGGCGGTGCGCTACAATGAACAGGGCGCGGATGAAATGGTGTTTTTTGACATCACGGCCACGGCGCACGGGCGCGGCACGATGGTGGATGTGATCGAACGCGTGGCGGACCAATGCTTCATGCCGCTCACGGTCGGCGGCGGGATCAAGTCGGTGGACGACATGTACACGATGTTGCGGGCCGGCGCGGACAAGATCAGCATCAATTCCAGCGCGTTGGCCCGGCCGGAACTGATTCGTGAAGGGGCGGAAAAATTCGGCAGCCAGTGCATCGTGGTTTCCATTGACGCCAAGCGCACCGCGCCCGGTGTGGACCAATGGGGCGTGTTTTCCCACGGCGGCCGCAAGGACACGGGCCTGGATGCGATTGAATGGGCCAAGCGGGCGGTGGCACTGGGAGCCGGTGAGATTGTGTTGAATTCCATTGATGCGGACGGCACGAAGGCCGGGTTCGATTTGGCAATTACCCGGCGGATCAGTGAATCCGTCGGGGTGCCGGTGGTGGCGAGTGGTGGCGCGGGCAAGTTGGAACATCTGGCGGAGGTGTTATTGGCCGGAAAAGCGGATGCGGTGCTGGCTGCGAGTATTTTTCATTTCGGCACTTACACGGTAGGCGACGTGAAACAATATCTGGCGCAGCAGAACATTTCGGTCCGACGGTGATTTTATGGAAGCCGCTAAAATCGAAGCCGCGCTGGCCGACATTACGGCGGAGCAGGACCCGACGCTCAAAAGCGCAAAGCTGGCTTCGCTGGTGAGTGCGCTTTGGCTGGAACGCGGCGTGGAGCTGGTCGTCGTGGGCGGTTCCGCCATCGAGATTTTGACGGAAGGCGCGTATGCCTCCGGTGATTTGGACATGTGCCATACGAACAAGGCGACGCTGCCGATCCGCGAACGACAGGAAGTCATGGCGCAACTTGAAGCCACAGGCGGCCCGCGGAACTGGCAGGTGGCTGGAATGTACGTGGACGTGCTGGGACCGGTGGAAAGTTTTGCGCGGACGCCGTTCCGCCAAGTTGAAGGTCCCTACGGAAGTTTTCTGGTGATGAAACCGGAGGATTTGCTGGTCGAGCGAGTGCTGATGTCATTCTACCTTGAATCCAATGAATCCGCCCGAGAATGCGCCAAAAAATTTATTGCCGTCATTCTGACCGGCGGCATCGCCGTGGATTGGAACGAAGTCCGGCGGCTTGCGAATCTGCCGGAATACCGTAACCTTGTGGAGTCTGCGAAACTGGTGAAAGAAGTCGCCGATGAACTCAAAGTCCAAAGTCCCTTGCATTCCGATTGAAGGTTCAATCAGTTGGGAAGACTGGTTGAAAGGCCGACGGTTTCGACGCGAGATGGGCAATCGCGTTGCGCCGGAAATCATCCGCCGCAAGAGCAGTTCCAAAGACCGGCGGTTGAAAAAACTGTTCAACGGCGAACGCGGTCTGCCGTTTACGCCGACCGAGCAGCTTTGATTTCAACTTTCAGCCATCAACTGTCGGGTGGCGGCGCTCCGACTTCACTTTTGTCTTCCGCGCTTGATTTGAGCCTGCTCACGTCGGCTGCTACCGGGGAAAATTGGGCCACGAAGAATCGTTTCCGCCGAACAAAAGCATTGCCTCTGCGCGCGCGGTTTGGCTTCATGTCGTGGTGGCACAAGCGGCCGGAACAGCGGGCTCCGCTCCGAGCGAACGTCGCCGGATGCAAATCCTGTATTCCGGGCGGGTTCAAGGAGTCGGGTTTCGTTACACGGTCCAAAACCTCGCGACGGGTTACGAAGTCACCGGCACGGTGCGTAATCTGCCCGATGGCCGGGTGGAGTTGACCGCCGAAGGACCGCCCGCTGAATTGGAAGCGTTTCGCGGAGCGATTCGCGCGAGTGGACTGGGCGTCAACATCCGGCAGGAAGATGTGCGTTGGGAAGCGGCTCGAGGTGGTCTTGTTGGGTTTGCCATTGAGCGATAATTTATTAAATGAAGTTTGCGATCATAGCCGACATCCACGGAAATTGGGAGGCGTTTCAAGTCGTACTCGCGGATGCCAAGCAGCAGCAGGTGACCCATTACGCCTGTTTGGGAGATGTGGTTGGTTACAATGCCAATCCCAAGGAGTGCCTGGACCTCGTGCGGAAAATGAACATCCCCTGCGTGAAAGGAAATCACGACGAGTACTGTTCCAGCGAGGAGCAGTTGGAGGGGTTCAATCCCGCCGCCGCCGAGGCCGTCAACTGGACGCGGAAGCAATTAACCGATGACGACCGCAAGTGGTTGCGGGACTTGAAATACTCCCGCATGGTGACGCACTTTACGATCGTACATGCCACGTTGGACGGTCCCCAACGCTGGGGTTACGTGTTCGATAAATTGGCGGCGGCCGCCAGTTTCACCTACCAAAACACGGCGTTGTGTTTCTTCGGGCACACCCATGTGCCGGTGGCTTTTGTCAAGGACAGCGTGGTGCGCGGCGGCACTTATTCAAAATTCAAGATCGAACCGGGCAAGAAATACTTCATCAATGTCGGCGCCGTGGGGCAGCCGCGGGACAATAATCCCAAGGCGGCTTACGTGGTTTTTGACAGCACCGAAGGAACGATCGAGCTGCGCCGATTGGATTACGATATTCCCACGACCCAGAAGAAAATTCGCGCCGCTGGTTTGCCGGAACGGCTGGCTGAACGCCTGGCTTACGGTCGTTAAGTCCATGAAGACCGGCGGCGACGCGAAGCCGCAATCTCCGTCCGGACGGCGGAGGTGATGGCAACACATCCGCAAGCATGAGCCACCCGCTGCAATGGATCCGCGTCATTTCCGAAGGGCGGCCCGGTCACGAAAATCAAAGCGTGGGACTGGCGTACGCGTTGGCGCGTCGCACCGGCGCCTGGGTTGAAGTCGTCCGCATTCCTCCGACCTGGAATTTGTTTCCCCGCCGTCGCGCTGCATTGCAATCAAATCCGGCGTCGCCCCAGCTCGTCATTGGCGCCGGCCACAAGGTGCATCTACCCCTGTGGTTTGCCGCGCGAAAATTTCGGGCGCGTTCCGTGGTCATCATGGAACCCACCTGGCCCAAACGCTGGTTTGATCTCTGCATTTTACCCAAACACGATACCGAACCGGGCCATCATAATCCGCGCCTGATTACCACCTTGGGCGCTTTGAACCGCATTCCGGAGGAAATCCCCACCAAACTGGCCCAAGGCCTCGTGCTGATCGGAGGACCGTCGCGGGCGTGCGGCTGGGATGCGCCCCAAACGCTGGCAGCGGTGGTGGCGGTGATTCGCACCCGCTCGAATTTGAGCTGGACCGTAACCGATTCACGCCGGACGCCACCCGATTTTTTGCAACAGTTGCGCGCGGCAAATTTACCGGCGGAAATCATCTCCCACCAACAGACGCCGCCTGACTGGGTGCCCGCGCATCTGCTGACCGCGACGGAAACGTGGGTGACGGCCGACAGCGTTTCAATGATTTTTGAGGCGGTTACGGCAGGGGCGCAGACGGGGGTATTGCCCGTGCCGGCCCTCCATCCAACCGCGCCACCAATGCGCGCCATCCAAACGCTGATACGTGAGGGTTACGCCACCACGTTTGAAGATTGGAAGAGCAATGGGCAACAACTCGCTCCCGCCAGGTCGTTGCACGAAACCGGGCGCTGCGCAGACCTCGTCTTGCAAAAATTATTTCCTACTACCGCGCCATGAAAACGCCCGGCACCAAACCCGTGACGGCGATGCCCTCGGCGGCAAGAGCTTTCATAGTGTTGCCTCCCTTGCCGCTGCGAGTGGCCGCCTTTCTTCCGGCAATTCCCAACATTCGCCAAAAAAGCGACGAGGCGTCGCGGCCACCGTTTTCACGAGCGACGGGGCGTCGTGACCACCGTTTTCATGAGCGACGAGGCGTCACTGCTACCACGCCATGAAAGTGCTGCAGATTCTTCCGGAACTGAACGCTGGCGGCGTCGAGCGTGTGGTCTTGGTGCTGTCGGATTACCTCGTGGCGAACGGCCATCAATCCGTCGTCGTGTCAAACGGCGGGCGACTGGTGGGCGCACTGGAGAAATCTGGCGCACGCCACATCATGATGTCAGTGCATAAGAAGCGTCCTGGCTCGTTGCTCCAAGTGCGGCCGCTCCGCCGGATTTTGGAGCAGGAACGCGCGGATATTTTGCAGCTTCACTCGCGCGTGCCGGGCTGGATTGCCTGGCTCGCGTGGCGGAAAATGAATCCGCAGACGCGTCCGCGCCTCGTCAGCACGGTGCATGGCTTTTATTCCGTGAACGCCTACTCGGCCATCATGACGCGCGGCGAACGCGTCATCGCTGTTTCCGAGTGCATCCGCGATTACGTGGAGAAAAATTTTCCACGCACGCCACCCGCCGCGTTACGCGTCGTGCGTCACGGCATTGATCCGACAATTTATCCGCGCGGTTTTCAACCTGCCGCCGCGTGGCGCGCGCGGTGGGAAAAAGATTTTCCGCAATTCACCGGCAAACAATTGCTGCTGTTGCCCGGGCGCATTACACGCTTGAAAGGGCATGAAGATTTTCTGCGCCTCATGGTCGCGTTACGGCGAACCCATCCACAAATTCACGGCGTCATCG comes from the Verrucomicrobiia bacterium genome and includes:
- a CDS encoding LysE family translocator, which gives rise to MLTALASGILLGFSAGISPGPMLTLVLTQTLRHGWREGCKIALAPLLTDPPIILVTLLLASKLAQWQPLLGAISLAGGIFVLFLAWETFRPAQPHATATAELPRSWLKGIVTNLLNPHPWLFWLTVGTAMLANAMQRDWSVATAFLAGFYLLLVGSKIGIALLVSRSRNFLVGRYYRGLMQLLAGLLVLFALVLFREGLKHLSLI
- the hisF gene encoding imidazole glycerol phosphate synthase subunit HisF, whose amino-acid sequence is MIAKRVIPCLDVHAGQVTRGVQFGVAEQGGLRNVGDPVELAVRYNEQGADEMVFFDITATAHGRGTMVDVIERVADQCFMPLTVGGGIKSVDDMYTMLRAGADKISINSSALARPELIREGAEKFGSQCIVVSIDAKRTAPGVDQWGVFSHGGRKDTGLDAIEWAKRAVALGAGEIVLNSIDADGTKAGFDLAITRRISESVGVPVVASGGAGKLEHLAEVLLAGKADAVLAASIFHFGTYTVGDVKQYLAQQNISVRR
- a CDS encoding acylphosphatase, with amino-acid sequence MQILYSGRVQGVGFRYTVQNLATGYEVTGTVRNLPDGRVELTAEGPPAELEAFRGAIRASGLGVNIRQEDVRWEAARGGLVGFAIER
- a CDS encoding metallophosphatase family protein, whose amino-acid sequence is MKFAIIADIHGNWEAFQVVLADAKQQQVTHYACLGDVVGYNANPKECLDLVRKMNIPCVKGNHDEYCSSEEQLEGFNPAAAEAVNWTRKQLTDDDRKWLRDLKYSRMVTHFTIVHATLDGPQRWGYVFDKLAAAASFTYQNTALCFFGHTHVPVAFVKDSVVRGGTYSKFKIEPGKKYFINVGAVGQPRDNNPKAAYVVFDSTEGTIELRRLDYDIPTTQKKIRAAGLPERLAERLAYGR
- a CDS encoding mitochondrial fission ELM1 family protein codes for the protein MSHPLQWIRVISEGRPGHENQSVGLAYALARRTGAWVEVVRIPPTWNLFPRRRAALQSNPASPQLVIGAGHKVHLPLWFAARKFRARSVVIMEPTWPKRWFDLCILPKHDTEPGHHNPRLITTLGALNRIPEEIPTKLAQGLVLIGGPSRACGWDAPQTLAAVVAVIRTRSNLSWTVTDSRRTPPDFLQQLRAANLPAEIISHQQTPPDWVPAHLLTATETWVTADSVSMIFEAVTAGAQTGVLPVPALHPTAPPMRAIQTLIREGYATTFEDWKSNGQQLAPARSLHETGRCADLVLQKLFPTTAP
- a CDS encoding glycosyltransferase family 4 protein is translated as MKVLQILPELNAGGVERVVLVLSDYLVANGHQSVVVSNGGRLVGALEKSGARHIMMSVHKKRPGSLLQVRPLRRILEQERADILQLHSRVPGWIAWLAWRKMNPQTRPRLVSTVHGFYSVNAYSAIMTRGERVIAVSECIRDYVEKNFPRTPPAALRVVRHGIDPTIYPRGFQPAAAWRARWEKDFPQFTGKQLLLLPGRITRLKGHEDFLRLMVALRRTHPQIHGVIVGDTHPRKRAYLDELQRLARQLGLTSEVTFIGHRADLREVMAVARLVFSLSTSPESFGLTTLEALALGRPVIGYDHGGVGELLRELFPPGRVPLRDAAALLETTQKLLVTDLDLKPIQESFTLAAMCRGTLDVYRELLQTTRP